In Phyllopteryx taeniolatus isolate TA_2022b chromosome 13, UOR_Ptae_1.2, whole genome shotgun sequence, the following are encoded in one genomic region:
- the six6a gene encoding homeobox protein SIX6a codes for MRLCSGSNPLLLGIPAHLAKGIVGSAVLPSPSPAKFSQSEDAVGCPPAPTPTHHPPSPPHPATSFLLTFNFGELPCFVRARADCLGVRQEADGDDVEEREEHGGGDPGRASMFQLPILNFSPQQVAGVCETLEESGDVGRLGRFLWSLPVAPAACEVLNKNESVLRARAVVAFHTGNFRELYHILENNKFTKESHSKLQALWLEAHYQEAEKLRGRPLGPVDKYRVRKKFPLPRTIWDGEQKTHCFKERTRHLLREWYLQDPYPNPSKKRELAQATGLTPTQVGNWFKNRRQRDRAAAAKNRLQQQVLSGGSVRSLADDDGTADRLGNASSPEASRSSKAAASAISITSSDSECDI; via the exons atgcGCCTCTGCTCCGGCTCGAATCCTCTCCTACTTGGAATCCCGGCCCACCTTGCAAAAGGCATCGTCGGTTCTGCGGTCCTTCCGAGCCCTTCGCCGGCTAAGTTTAGCCAAAGCGAGGATGCGGTAGGCTGCCCCCCCGCACCaacccccacccaccacccaccATCCCCACCCCACCCGGCGACGTCGTTCCTCCTCACCTTCAACTTTGGGGAATTGCCTTGttttgtgcgcgcgcgtgcggaTTGCCTTGGCGTGCGTCAAGAAGCCGACGGAGACGACGTGGAGGAGAGAGAGGAGCACGGAGGGGGAGACCCGGGACGAGCCTCCATGTTTCAGCTGCCCATCTTGAATTTCAGCCCCCAGCAGGTCGCCGGGGTGTGCGAGACTCTGGAGGAGAGCGGCGACGTGGGCCGCCTCGGCCGCTTCTTGTGGTCGCTGCCCGTCGCCCCGGCGGCCTGCGAGGTGCTCAACAAGAACGAGTCGGTGCTGCGGGCCCGCGCCGTGGTCGCCTTCCACACGGGCAATTTCCGCGAACTCTACCACATCCTGGAGAACAACAAGTTCACCAAGGAGTCGCACAGCAAGCTGCAGGCGCTGTGGCTGGAGGCGCACTACCAGGAGGCCGAGAAGCTGCGGGGACGCCCGCTGGGGCCGGTGGACAAATACCGGGTCAGGAAGAAGTTCCCGCTGCCCAGAACCATTTGGGACGGCGAGCAGAAAACCCACTGCTTCAAGGAGAGGACCAGGCACTTGTTACGAGAATGGTACTTGCAGGACCCCTACCCGAATCCCAGCAAAAAACGGGAGCTTGCACAGGCTACTGGACTTACGCCCACACAAGTCGGAAACTGGTTCAAAAACCGAAGACAAAGAGACAGAGCTGCGGCTGCCAAAAACAG GCTCCAGCAGCAGGTCCTGTCCGGCGGCTCCGTTCGCTCCCTGGCCGACGACGACGGCACCGCGGACCGTCTGGGCAACGCGTCCAGTCCGGAGGCGAGCCGCTCCAGCAAAGCGGCGGCCTCGGCCATCTCCATCACCTCCAGCGACAGTGAATGTGACATCTGA